One Flavobacterium sp. 90 DNA segment encodes these proteins:
- a CDS encoding glycoside hydrolase family 95 protein produces MKLKNTFFILLFTTFCLNMTAQSSHVLWYNKPAEFFEESLVLGNGKMGATVFGGANTDKIYLNDITLWSGEPVNANMNPEAYKNIPAIREALKNEDYKLADELNKKIEGKNSESYSPLGTLEINNSEKGKAVNYYRELDISNAVSKVTYEMNGIKFTREYFVSAPDQIMVIKLTSSEKGGLNFDINLKSLLKSNVEVQNNILIMTGVAPIHENPGYSVLPKYGQVKERGTRFTTLIQVKKTDGKITSSRDALTLKDATEAYIYVSVATSFNGFDKNPSTEGLNDISIALQNLNKAFVQPFDKLKESHTKDYQKFYNRVSLDLGKTTAPDLPTDERLLRYSDGKEDKNLEILYFNYGRYLLISSSRTLGVPANLQGIWNPYLNPPWSSNYTMNINLEENYWLAENTNLSEMHLPLLSFIKNLSVTGKITAKTFYGVNEGWASAHNSDIWAMTNPVGNFEKEDPSWACWPLSGAWLSTHIWEHYVFTQDKKYLKNEGYPIMKGASQFFLGWMITDKNGNLITSPSTSPENKYIAPDGFIGATMYGGTADLAMIRECFEKTIKASEVLNIDADFRAKLEKALSKFHPYQVGKKGNLQEWYFDWNDEDPKHRHQSHLFGLFPGDHITPLKTPDLAKAAKQTLEIKGDETTGWSKGWRINLWARLWDGNRAYKMYRELLRYVDPDGKKTEKPRRGGGTYPNLFDAHPPFQIDGNFGGAAAVAEMLVQSDENEIRLLPALPDAWETGSIKGICARGGFEIAMNWENKKLQKIIISSKIGGKTTLINGDKKQTITLKKGESLEINW; encoded by the coding sequence ATGAAATTAAAAAACACATTTTTCATTTTACTATTCACAACTTTTTGCCTCAACATGACCGCACAATCAAGTCATGTTTTATGGTATAATAAACCCGCAGAATTTTTTGAAGAAAGTTTAGTTTTAGGAAACGGAAAAATGGGAGCAACTGTTTTTGGCGGCGCAAACACGGATAAAATTTATCTAAATGACATCACGCTTTGGTCGGGAGAACCTGTAAATGCAAATATGAATCCCGAAGCGTACAAAAATATTCCGGCAATTCGAGAAGCACTCAAAAACGAAGATTACAAACTAGCTGATGAATTGAATAAAAAAATTGAAGGAAAAAATTCGGAATCATATTCGCCACTCGGAACGTTAGAAATCAATAATTCTGAGAAAGGAAAAGCAGTCAATTATTATCGTGAGTTGGATATTTCGAATGCCGTATCAAAAGTGACTTATGAAATGAACGGTATCAAATTTACTCGCGAATATTTTGTTTCGGCACCAGACCAAATCATGGTAATTAAGTTGACAAGCAGTGAAAAAGGAGGTTTGAATTTTGATATTAATTTAAAAAGTTTACTAAAATCAAATGTCGAAGTACAAAATAATATTTTGATAATGACCGGAGTCGCTCCAATTCATGAAAATCCAGGATATTCAGTTTTACCAAAATACGGACAAGTAAAAGAAAGAGGGACAAGATTTACTACTTTAATTCAAGTTAAAAAAACAGACGGAAAAATTACAAGTTCCAGAGATGCTTTAACTTTAAAAGACGCAACCGAAGCCTATATTTACGTTTCTGTGGCTACAAGTTTTAATGGTTTTGACAAAAATCCTTCGACGGAAGGTTTAAATGATATATCAATTGCGTTACAAAATCTGAACAAGGCATTTGTACAACCATTCGATAAATTAAAAGAAAGTCATACAAAAGATTATCAAAAATTCTACAATCGTGTTTCTTTAGATTTAGGAAAAACAACTGCACCGGATTTACCTACAGACGAACGTTTACTAAGATATTCAGACGGAAAAGAAGATAAAAATTTAGAAATCCTTTACTTCAATTACGGACGTTATTTGCTAATAAGCAGTTCAAGAACTTTGGGCGTTCCTGCGAATTTACAAGGAATTTGGAATCCATATCTAAATCCGCCTTGGAGTAGTAATTATACGATGAACATCAATCTGGAAGAAAATTATTGGCTTGCCGAAAATACAAATCTTTCTGAAATGCATTTGCCACTTTTGAGTTTTATAAAAAATCTTTCGGTTACCGGAAAAATTACTGCAAAGACATTCTATGGCGTAAATGAAGGTTGGGCTTCGGCACATAATTCTGATATTTGGGCAATGACGAATCCCGTTGGAAATTTTGAGAAAGAAGATCCAAGTTGGGCTTGCTGGCCATTATCGGGAGCTTGGTTGAGTACACATATTTGGGAACATTACGTTTTTACGCAAGACAAAAAATACCTAAAAAACGAAGGATATCCAATTATGAAAGGCGCTTCGCAATTCTTTTTAGGATGGATGATTACGGACAAAAACGGAAATTTAATTACTTCGCCTTCGACTTCACCGGAGAATAAATACATTGCGCCGGATGGTTTTATTGGAGCAACGATGTATGGCGGAACAGCAGATTTAGCGATGATTCGAGAATGTTTTGAAAAGACAATTAAAGCGTCAGAAGTTTTAAATATTGATGCCGATTTCAGAGCAAAATTAGAAAAAGCACTTTCTAAATTTCATCCGTATCAAGTTGGTAAAAAAGGAAACTTGCAAGAATGGTATTTTGACTGGAATGACGAAGATCCAAAACACCGTCACCAATCGCATTTATTCGGACTTTTTCCTGGCGATCATATAACGCCATTAAAAACTCCGGATTTGGCTAAGGCTGCAAAGCAAACCTTGGAAATAAAAGGCGATGAAACAACTGGTTGGTCAAAAGGCTGGAGAATCAATCTTTGGGCAAGACTTTGGGACGGAAATCGCGCTTATAAAATGTACAGAGAATTACTTCGATATGTAGATCCTGATGGAAAGAAAACCGAAAAACCAAGAAGAGGCGGAGGAACGTATCCGAATTTATTCGACGCACATCCACCTTTTCAAATTGATGGAAACTTTGGAGGAGCCGCAGCTGTTGCCGAAATGTTAGTACAATCTGATGAAAACGAAATCCGACTTTTGCCTGCTTTACCAGACGCGTGGGAAACTGGATCAATAAAAGGAATCTGCGCTCGAGGCGGATTTGAAATCGCAATGAATTGGGAAAATAAAAAGCTGCAAAAAATAATAATTTCTTCTAAAATAGGAGGAAAAACAACCTTAATAAACGGAGATAAAAAACAAACAATCACTCTGAAAAAAGGAGAAAGTTTAGAAATAAACTGGTAA
- a CDS encoding CvpA family protein, translating into MSFLDMLFGALLAFSLYKGIKNGLFVEVASFISLLLGIYIAIKFSSLMKEMIMKHVSWNPNTIQVTAFILTFILVVIGVYFLAKILTGIADFAFLGWANKLGGGFFRILKTILILSIFIALFEKINFNETFAKKETLDKSIFYNPVKKVAAFVYPSIEKWYEEFKESQADKPKEETEKEETSESN; encoded by the coding sequence ATGAGTTTTTTAGACATGCTTTTTGGAGCACTTTTAGCTTTTAGTTTATACAAAGGAATTAAAAACGGTCTTTTTGTAGAAGTTGCTTCCTTTATTTCGTTATTGTTGGGAATTTATATTGCGATTAAATTTTCGTCTTTAATGAAAGAAATGATCATGAAGCACGTTTCCTGGAATCCAAACACGATTCAGGTTACTGCTTTTATTCTGACTTTTATTTTAGTGGTAATTGGTGTTTATTTTCTAGCCAAAATCCTTACCGGAATTGCCGATTTTGCTTTTCTTGGCTGGGCAAATAAACTTGGCGGAGGTTTTTTCAGAATCCTAAAAACGATCTTAATTCTAAGTATTTTTATTGCGCTTTTTGAAAAAATAAACTTCAATGAAACTTTCGCCAAAAAAGAAACTTTAGATAAATCTATTTTTTATAATCCTGTAAAAAAAGTAGCCGCTTTCGTTTATCCTTCGATCGAAAAATGGTACGAAGAATTTAAAGAAAGCCAAGCAGATAAACCAAAAGAGGAAACTGAAAAAGAAGAAACTTCAGAAAGTAATTAG